One Gimesia aquarii DNA segment encodes these proteins:
- a CDS encoding PQQ-binding-like beta-propeller repeat protein, whose translation MQSIQPASSFLKIMGMTFLTAVCLLNLSIVFCAASFADWPQLRGENCDGHAKESSILSRTSDVQLKIGWKKALGSGYSSVVVVGDRIVTGYCDDKEGYLVCFSAEDGRELWKHHTGPRWKGSNGSFDGPIATPAVGFGRVFMITPAGDLFAVNSKSGELDWKLNVAEKLGIKPIFYGFGASPIIHGKHLFIQLGPPTGTLCALNPTDGEVVWSQGTDSVGYQNPVPIVFNGKTVLLSAGNTQIAGVDTQSGKALFEFTHQGQGARGAWSLIPVPMPGNRVFLAHDDTRSKLIALKTGNQTQPIDVEEVWEERSIRNSYNVPVAVGENIFAFSSRILTCVDDKGKLLWRSRKPGDGFISAVDNHLILLTKAGTMHIARASVSGYEEITQEKIFDDVTWSLPAIHKNSIFVRSIGEIARVNIVPGKTSPQRLVKSEPVGEKFQAFLARVENAKAADKNKEVDQFFAKISSTPYIENGIVHFLLRGNYQDTAVASDLFGARQERRMQPVKGTDLFYFAAKIPNDTRVSYVFIADYKTIPDPLNPRKNKSSLFVEDIEIVHLVGGETLTMSWFDMPGRPKSIEPDSSQALIGQLSTTHLVSKNMKGEKIPLTVYTPPHYPQSGKSYPVVFVHDGEAAIKLGKLPHIVEKLIQSKTIPEVVVVFIHRPFNPMLGAFGYEQMFGTELIPMIEQKYQISKKRNDHSSLGGGFAGLIALTSAMSNRDQIGRLAIQSVHAFELHQPMIDGALATAGPKSDILMQWGKFEVTNPEENWDMAKTSDRISKQLSKSGHNIQARVVNDGSDWICWRSHTAEILQFLLAESK comes from the coding sequence ATGCAATCCATTCAACCTGCTAGTTCATTTCTAAAAATTATGGGAATGACGTTTTTAACAGCTGTTTGTCTTCTCAACCTGAGCATTGTTTTTTGTGCTGCTTCATTTGCAGACTGGCCTCAATTACGAGGTGAGAATTGTGATGGCCATGCCAAGGAATCAAGTATCCTCTCTCGCACATCGGATGTGCAATTAAAAATAGGTTGGAAAAAAGCACTTGGAAGTGGTTATTCGAGTGTGGTCGTCGTAGGAGACCGTATTGTGACAGGTTACTGTGACGACAAAGAGGGATATCTTGTTTGTTTCTCTGCAGAAGATGGTCGTGAACTTTGGAAGCATCATACCGGGCCCAGATGGAAAGGTTCTAATGGATCATTTGATGGTCCGATTGCAACTCCTGCGGTCGGTTTTGGTCGCGTTTTTATGATCACTCCTGCGGGCGATCTCTTCGCAGTGAATTCGAAGAGCGGGGAATTAGACTGGAAATTAAATGTTGCAGAAAAATTAGGGATCAAGCCTATTTTTTATGGGTTTGGTGCTTCCCCCATTATTCATGGCAAGCATCTTTTTATTCAACTGGGACCACCGACGGGAACGCTGTGTGCGCTGAATCCGACGGACGGGGAAGTGGTCTGGTCTCAAGGAACTGATTCTGTCGGTTATCAGAATCCTGTACCGATTGTTTTTAATGGAAAAACGGTTTTGTTGTCTGCCGGAAATACACAGATTGCCGGCGTAGATACACAAAGCGGAAAAGCATTATTTGAATTTACACATCAGGGCCAGGGAGCCCGTGGTGCCTGGAGCCTGATTCCAGTTCCGATGCCTGGCAATCGGGTGTTTCTTGCGCATGATGACACTCGTTCCAAACTGATTGCGCTTAAAACTGGAAATCAAACACAGCCGATTGATGTGGAAGAGGTTTGGGAAGAGCGATCGATACGTAACTCCTACAATGTTCCGGTTGCGGTGGGGGAAAATATTTTTGCGTTCAGCTCACGCATTCTTACATGTGTCGATGATAAGGGAAAATTATTATGGCGTTCACGAAAGCCGGGGGATGGGTTTATTTCAGCAGTTGATAATCATCTGATTCTGTTGACCAAAGCCGGCACGATGCACATTGCGCGTGCCAGCGTGAGCGGTTATGAAGAGATCACACAGGAAAAAATCTTTGATGATGTGACTTGGTCGCTTCCCGCCATACATAAGAACTCTATTTTTGTACGAAGTATAGGCGAGATTGCGCGTGTTAATATCGTTCCTGGAAAAACATCTCCACAGCGGCTTGTCAAAAGTGAACCTGTTGGTGAGAAATTCCAGGCATTCCTTGCCCGTGTTGAGAACGCGAAAGCAGCTGACAAAAATAAGGAAGTCGATCAATTTTTCGCTAAAATTTCATCAACACCTTATATCGAGAACGGTATTGTGCACTTCCTGTTAAGAGGAAATTATCAAGATACTGCGGTCGCCAGCGATCTTTTTGGAGCGCGACAAGAGCGCCGGATGCAACCCGTAAAAGGAACTGATTTATTCTACTTCGCAGCAAAAATCCCGAATGACACACGAGTAAGCTACGTTTTTATCGCTGACTATAAGACGATCCCTGATCCTTTGAATCCTCGAAAAAATAAGAGTTCATTGTTTGTGGAGGATATTGAGATCGTGCATTTGGTTGGCGGCGAAACACTAACGATGTCATGGTTTGATATGCCTGGGCGGCCAAAGTCAATTGAGCCCGACAGTAGTCAAGCTCTTATAGGTCAGTTGTCTACAACTCATCTCGTCAGTAAAAATATGAAAGGCGAGAAGATTCCGCTTACGGTTTATACCCCACCTCATTATCCCCAGTCAGGTAAGTCCTATCCCGTAGTCTTCGTCCATGATGGAGAAGCAGCGATCAAATTGGGAAAACTGCCACATATTGTTGAAAAACTGATTCAGTCTAAGACCATTCCAGAGGTGGTTGTTGTTTTCATTCACAGGCCATTTAATCCTATGCTGGGGGCATTCGGTTACGAGCAGATGTTTGGGACTGAGCTGATACCGATGATCGAGCAAAAGTATCAAATTTCGAAAAAACGTAACGATCATAGTTCGTTAGGAGGTGGTTTCGCTGGTCTGATTGCTCTTACCTCTGCGATGTCGAATCGAGATCAAATTGGTCGTCTCGCAATACAATCTGTTCATGCATTCGAGCTTCATCAGCCAATGATTGATGGCGCTCTGGCAACCGCGGGGCCTAAAAGCGATATTTTGATGCAGTGGGGAAAATTCGAGGTCACCAACCCCGAAGAAAATTGGGATATGGCGAAAACATCGGACCGCATCAGTAAGCAGCTTTCAAAGTCAGGTCACAATATACAAGCGCGGGTAGTTAACGATGGGAGCGATTGGATCTGCTGGCGAAGCCATACTGCCGAGATACTTCAATTTCTTTTAGCGGAGTCAAAATGA
- a CDS encoding MraY family glycosyltransferase translates to MTKEDLTLLGILYFLAFIASMGCTKLIIRNASRVGLICEPTERCAHVTPTPKGGGLAFVASFLVFVILLFSWNYITANIALSIGIGSFLISVLGLLDDALNLSVKSRLITQILIISTTLLAFSPLPPIELPGLVLNVPYFSWIFTTLLLVWWLNLFNFMDGIDGLASTESICVLLSAITLIGGRNLLSDEGILIFLLIVSLLGFIAFNWAPAQIFMGDVGSTFLGYILGMIAVSTIINNSLNIWTWLILSGVFSVDATTTLLRRMLNGERWYQAHKSHAYQKVSRWLELLDGTHKGRVVAHRKVSLYVVLINIFWLFPLAGSTLVWTTWGPWILVIAWAPLVFLAFYFGAGTQKELAPNGRSYG, encoded by the coding sequence ATGACAAAAGAGGATTTAACTCTACTTGGGATTCTATATTTTTTAGCATTTATTGCATCGATGGGATGTACGAAATTAATTATCAGGAATGCTTCTAGAGTCGGTTTAATTTGTGAGCCTACAGAGCGATGTGCTCACGTCACTCCAACTCCCAAAGGAGGTGGCTTGGCTTTTGTAGCTAGTTTTTTAGTTTTCGTAATTCTTTTGTTCTCATGGAACTATATTACAGCGAATATTGCCCTCAGCATTGGCATTGGCAGTTTTTTGATCTCGGTGCTTGGCCTTCTCGACGATGCTCTTAACCTGTCAGTAAAATCACGCCTCATCACTCAAATATTGATCATATCAACGACTCTCCTTGCCTTTTCCCCTTTACCACCGATTGAATTGCCAGGCCTTGTGTTAAATGTTCCTTATTTTTCATGGATTTTCACCACTTTACTTTTAGTTTGGTGGCTCAATTTATTTAACTTCATGGATGGAATTGATGGCCTCGCATCAACCGAGTCCATTTGCGTCCTCCTGTCAGCAATTACACTAATTGGTGGACGCAATCTTCTTTCTGATGAAGGGATACTCATTTTTTTACTAATCGTCAGTTTGCTCGGCTTTATAGCCTTTAACTGGGCTCCGGCGCAAATATTTATGGGTGATGTGGGAAGTACATTTTTGGGATATATTTTAGGAATGATAGCGGTGTCCACAATTATTAATAACTCATTAAATATTTGGACATGGTTGATTCTTTCAGGCGTTTTCTCTGTTGATGCAACAACCACCCTTTTAAGACGAATGTTAAATGGAGAACGCTGGTACCAGGCACACAAAAGTCATGCGTATCAAAAAGTATCACGCTGGCTGGAATTGCTTGATGGCACGCATAAAGGCCGTGTTGTGGCTCATCGAAAAGTATCTCTTTATGTTGTTCTGATTAATATTTTTTGGCTCTTTCCATTAGCTGGAAGCACTTTGGTCTGGACAACATGGGGACCTTGGATCCTGGTAATCGCCTGGGCTCCTCTTGTATTCCTTGCGTTTTATTTTGGAGCAGGAACTCAGAAAGAACTGGCCCCCAATGGACGCTCGTATGGTTAG
- a CDS encoding PSD1 and planctomycete cytochrome C domain-containing protein gives MKWQFAKTMVGWISLTGLPLYAQTAPPVVDYKAQIKPLLQAHCFACHGTLKQESNLRLDSGNHMLKGGEIGPALVAGNSKESLLYQVLTDDADFEMPPKGQGRKLKPDEVNLIKRWIEQGAKFPDNDRPEADPADHWAFQQIKRPSIPTVQTKVINPIDAFVAYQQEHAGLIPQPETDKATLLRRVYLDLIGLPPTPEELHAFLNDSSPNAFQRVVEDLLKRPQYGERWGRHWMDVWRYSDWYGRRGAKDMTNSYSLTWRWRDWIIRSLNEDKGYDRMVMEMLAADEIAPNDLENLVATGFIVRNFYRWNYHTWLKDNVEHTSKAFLGLTMNCCECHDHKYDPIGQEEYFSFRSFFEPIDLRHDRVPGEADPGEFPEYKLGVRNGPVRTGMVRIYDKKLDAKAKFYTGGLEQNLVKDKPPAEAAAIKFLKGDQLQFGKVDLPVTAWYPGLKPFVIKEETQKRESDYQAALKAWEQQKSHLEQSLKKQEALLAKTILNLTVKQKAEISQANSKQPRLINRQALRLKATQGRRTLSHEMSGWKSFDTETLVRFQLKILSDSLVNFQLSNDLSAGRTNLYVAFHAGKIITFAPGTTSKAEIGSYKTDSGKLHFQINILLQPEKDIAELTITQIADSKVIVDHKPIALNGWNPIGAKNRGIFLDAHPGSVAEFDDIVFMQNGSEEIQRFDFEFPNYRQGEDIPGIENWQATRFSSAPATSQVVLHKPLTEAEQKLQQEIKAATEKRDLAKLKRDVIQFKMKAARDAKQEYAARVQAAKARYIDQTKNFESLEQAASQAERQANLSRSESKLKSAKLALLEAKQLPSEDKARAKKIQAAEKQLSQSQGELKTAQKAVKETTTTYSKLSPQYPKQSTGKRTALAQWIVDRNNPLTARVAVNHIWMRHFGQPIVKSVYNFGRSGAKPTHPALLDWLAVELMDHQWSMKHLHRQIVLSKTYQRSSRGVDPQHVNHSKDRDNQLLWKFPTNRMEAEVIRDSLFYLAKDLDPKMFGQELEQDQGLITNRRSIYYSHHGEAKMEFLELFDAASATDCYERKSSIMPQQALALTNSQLSVQKGRQIANQLWSQVVGLNKTREQKNQAFIQSAFELILTRPASDKEQIAATKFLSGQERLFSQAKTKPAPQTKKQIKNDFNQPATEPEVRARESFVQALFSHNDFVTIR, from the coding sequence ATGAAGTGGCAATTTGCCAAAACGATGGTTGGATGGATTTCACTGACGGGCCTTCCGCTTTACGCACAAACAGCGCCTCCCGTTGTTGATTATAAAGCACAAATCAAGCCATTACTGCAAGCACATTGCTTCGCATGTCATGGAACTCTGAAACAAGAATCAAACCTGAGGCTGGATTCCGGAAATCACATGCTGAAAGGGGGAGAGATTGGCCCTGCTCTCGTCGCCGGTAATTCGAAAGAAAGCCTGCTGTATCAAGTTCTCACCGATGATGCTGACTTCGAAATGCCCCCCAAAGGTCAGGGGCGAAAATTAAAACCAGACGAAGTGAACTTAATCAAACGCTGGATAGAACAAGGTGCAAAATTTCCTGATAACGATCGGCCAGAAGCAGACCCCGCTGATCATTGGGCTTTTCAACAGATCAAACGCCCCTCCATTCCCACAGTGCAGACAAAAGTAATTAATCCCATTGACGCATTTGTTGCTTATCAACAGGAACACGCGGGATTAATTCCCCAACCCGAGACAGACAAAGCGACACTTCTAAGAAGAGTCTATCTCGATTTAATCGGCCTGCCTCCCACTCCTGAGGAACTGCACGCGTTTTTGAACGACTCCAGTCCAAATGCTTTCCAGAGAGTCGTAGAAGACTTACTCAAACGCCCGCAGTATGGTGAACGTTGGGGGCGACATTGGATGGATGTCTGGCGGTATAGCGACTGGTATGGACGCCGAGGTGCGAAAGATATGACCAACAGTTATTCGCTGACCTGGCGTTGGCGCGATTGGATAATCCGTTCTCTCAATGAGGACAAAGGCTACGATCGCATGGTTATGGAAATGCTTGCCGCTGATGAGATTGCTCCCAACGATTTGGAAAATCTAGTCGCCACTGGTTTTATCGTTCGGAATTTCTATCGCTGGAATTACCACACATGGCTTAAAGACAATGTAGAACATACCAGCAAAGCGTTTCTCGGTCTCACCATGAATTGCTGTGAATGTCACGACCATAAATATGACCCCATCGGTCAGGAAGAATATTTCTCGTTCCGTTCATTTTTCGAACCGATTGACCTCAGACATGATCGCGTTCCCGGTGAAGCCGATCCTGGCGAATTTCCTGAATATAAATTAGGTGTCAGAAATGGGCCTGTCCGAACCGGAATGGTCCGCATCTATGACAAAAAGCTGGATGCAAAAGCGAAATTTTACACCGGAGGTCTCGAACAGAATCTCGTCAAAGACAAACCTCCTGCTGAAGCTGCGGCGATCAAGTTTTTAAAGGGTGACCAACTTCAGTTTGGTAAGGTTGATCTTCCTGTCACTGCCTGGTACCCCGGTCTGAAACCCTTTGTAATCAAAGAAGAGACTCAAAAGAGAGAATCAGACTATCAAGCCGCACTGAAAGCCTGGGAACAACAGAAATCCCATTTGGAGCAATCGCTAAAAAAACAGGAAGCATTACTGGCAAAAACGATTTTAAATCTGACAGTAAAACAGAAAGCTGAAATTTCACAAGCCAATTCAAAACAACCTCGTTTAATCAATCGCCAGGCACTCCGACTGAAAGCGACTCAGGGGCGTCGTACGCTCTCACACGAAATGTCGGGTTGGAAATCATTTGACACAGAAACACTGGTTCGATTTCAACTCAAAATTCTGTCAGACAGTTTAGTGAATTTCCAATTGTCGAATGATTTGTCCGCAGGCAGAACAAACTTGTATGTTGCCTTTCACGCCGGCAAGATTATCACGTTTGCACCAGGAACAACCAGCAAAGCAGAAATCGGTTCTTACAAAACGGATTCAGGTAAATTACATTTTCAAATCAATATTCTCCTGCAACCTGAAAAAGACATTGCCGAGCTAACAATCACTCAAATCGCTGATTCCAAAGTCATCGTCGATCATAAACCTATTGCTTTGAATGGTTGGAATCCCATTGGTGCAAAAAACCGAGGAATTTTCCTGGATGCCCACCCTGGAAGTGTTGCCGAATTTGACGACATTGTCTTTATGCAAAATGGCTCTGAAGAGATCCAGCGCTTTGACTTTGAGTTTCCCAATTATCGCCAGGGTGAAGACATTCCTGGAATTGAAAACTGGCAGGCGACTCGGTTCAGTAGTGCCCCGGCAACTTCGCAGGTCGTGTTACACAAACCATTAACAGAAGCAGAGCAAAAGTTACAACAAGAGATCAAAGCCGCTACTGAGAAACGTGATCTGGCAAAATTGAAACGGGACGTGATCCAATTCAAAATGAAGGCAGCCCGTGATGCCAAACAGGAATACGCTGCACGCGTTCAAGCCGCGAAAGCACGCTATATCGATCAAACAAAGAATTTTGAATCGCTGGAACAGGCCGCCAGTCAGGCTGAACGTCAAGCAAACCTGAGTCGATCTGAATCTAAGCTGAAATCAGCTAAGCTTGCTCTGCTGGAAGCAAAACAGCTACCATCAGAAGACAAAGCACGTGCCAAGAAAATTCAAGCCGCTGAAAAACAGCTTTCACAATCTCAAGGAGAACTGAAAACTGCCCAAAAAGCTGTTAAGGAAACAACGACAACCTATTCAAAGTTAAGTCCGCAGTATCCCAAACAAAGCACTGGAAAACGAACAGCACTCGCGCAGTGGATTGTCGATCGCAATAATCCATTAACTGCAAGAGTTGCCGTGAATCACATCTGGATGCGGCACTTTGGACAACCGATTGTCAAATCAGTGTATAATTTTGGCCGAAGTGGAGCTAAACCAACACATCCGGCACTCCTTGATTGGCTCGCAGTGGAATTGATGGACCACCAATGGAGTATGAAACATCTTCACCGTCAGATCGTCCTCAGCAAAACCTATCAGCGTAGTTCGCGAGGCGTTGATCCACAACATGTGAATCATAGTAAAGACCGTGATAATCAACTACTCTGGAAATTCCCCACGAACCGTATGGAAGCGGAAGTAATTCGCGATAGTCTTTTTTATCTCGCCAAAGACTTAGACCCGAAAATGTTTGGGCAGGAGCTTGAACAAGATCAAGGATTAATTACTAACCGAAGAAGTATTTACTACTCTCATCATGGCGAGGCAAAAATGGAATTCCTGGAACTGTTTGATGCAGCCAGCGCCACCGACTGCTATGAACGCAAAAGCAGTATCATGCCACAACAGGCACTTGCCTTAACAAACAGTCAACTTTCTGTTCAAAAAGGACGACAGATAGCAAACCAGTTATGGTCACAGGTTGTTGGCCTGAACAAAACTCGTGAGCAAAAGAACCAGGCCTTTATACAAAGCGCATTTGAGCTGATCCTCACTCGACCTGCCAGCGATAAAGAGCAAATCGCAGCAACAAAATTCCTCTCTGGTCAAGAACGACTCTTCTCACAAGCGAAAACGAAACCAGCTCCTCAAACGAAAAAACAAATAAAGAACGATTTTAATCAACCAGCCACAGAACCAGAAGTTCGAGCAAGAGAAAGTTTCGTCCAGGCATTATTCAGCCATAATGATTTTGTCACCATCCGATAA
- a CDS encoding DUF1501 domain-containing protein translates to MKYRPTTNFPQCNQIHRRSFLADLGFGATGMALSTLLGQENLTQAAGTQSSDPTKGPHFTPKAKSVIWVFLSGGYSQMETFDPKPELNKYGGKTFSDTIYPDPFKDPRYRERARSVVMVKREHSKIMPMQVGFKKHGESGIEITDWWPHLATCVDDISFVRSMYTTDNDHAAEFQIHHGRHKLDQKQPVVGSWLSYGLGSLNKNLPEYVFLGSYTDSRVKENFNPNYLGPKYMGVELSLDPKNPLPFGARPKTILEQEQANQYAFINELNQLSAVEYPSDEKLRARINSYELAYRMQSSVPEVLDMTEETKETQSLYGIDDKETAVYGRRLLAARRLAERGVRYTQVYLSGYGEWDSHQKLKENHTRSCKRVDKPIAGLLKDLKRRGMWDDTVVVFCTEFGRTPAVEVRGSSTKMPSGRDHHPHGFTVWFAGAGIKQGHVHGATDELGFHAVESPHYVTDIHATLYRLLGLDQHRLDIPGRKRLEIDYGKPILDIIT, encoded by the coding sequence ATGAAATATCGCCCTACCACGAATTTCCCTCAATGTAATCAGATTCATCGCCGTAGTTTTTTAGCAGATCTTGGCTTCGGCGCAACAGGTATGGCACTGAGCACACTCTTAGGCCAGGAGAATCTAACACAAGCTGCCGGTACGCAAAGTAGTGACCCAACAAAAGGCCCTCATTTTACACCAAAGGCAAAATCAGTCATTTGGGTCTTTCTCTCCGGTGGCTATAGTCAGATGGAAACATTTGACCCCAAACCGGAATTGAATAAGTACGGAGGAAAAACGTTTTCCGATACCATTTATCCCGATCCTTTCAAAGACCCTCGTTATAGGGAACGGGCACGGTCTGTGGTTATGGTCAAACGCGAACATTCCAAGATCATGCCCATGCAAGTGGGTTTTAAAAAGCATGGCGAGTCGGGAATTGAAATCACCGACTGGTGGCCACACCTCGCGACCTGCGTTGACGATATCTCGTTTGTACGATCGATGTACACAACAGACAACGATCATGCCGCCGAATTCCAGATTCATCATGGTCGACATAAACTTGATCAAAAACAACCGGTAGTGGGCTCCTGGCTAAGCTACGGCTTAGGTAGTCTCAATAAAAATCTACCTGAATATGTGTTTTTGGGTTCTTATACTGACTCTCGAGTGAAAGAAAACTTCAATCCGAACTACCTCGGTCCGAAATACATGGGCGTGGAACTTTCATTGGATCCTAAAAATCCGCTCCCATTTGGTGCGAGGCCGAAAACAATTTTAGAGCAGGAACAGGCAAATCAATACGCGTTTATCAATGAACTCAATCAGCTTTCTGCGGTGGAATATCCCAGCGATGAAAAATTGCGTGCCCGTATTAATTCCTATGAATTAGCATACCGCATGCAATCTTCCGTTCCTGAAGTTCTCGATATGACAGAAGAAACCAAAGAGACTCAAAGTCTGTATGGCATTGATGATAAAGAAACGGCAGTTTACGGGCGTCGCCTGCTGGCTGCACGTCGCTTGGCAGAACGCGGTGTACGTTACACCCAGGTCTATTTAAGTGGATATGGTGAATGGGACTCCCATCAAAAGTTGAAAGAGAATCATACCCGTTCCTGTAAACGCGTCGATAAACCAATCGCCGGACTATTGAAAGATTTGAAACGTCGTGGAATGTGGGATGATACTGTTGTTGTCTTCTGTACCGAATTTGGTCGTACTCCTGCAGTCGAAGTACGTGGTAGCAGTACGAAGATGCCCAGTGGTCGCGATCACCACCCGCATGGTTTCACAGTCTGGTTCGCTGGTGCAGGAATTAAGCAGGGACACGTACACGGCGCGACAGATGAATTAGGTTTTCATGCCGTCGAATCGCCACATTATGTGACAGACATCCATGCAACTCTCTATCGTTTACTGGGACTCGATCAACATAGGTTAGATATCCCCGGTCGCAAACGACTGGAAATCGATTATGGAAAACCAATTCTGGATATTATCACGTAA
- a CDS encoding SBBP repeat-containing protein produces MKTPCHQSTTYEFIFFLCCMALVLLFSKPILAGENKGKAAASTRSIIWIQQEGGHKHDKIRGMVVDGAGNCYVTGEFTEEAQFADKTVTSRGSMDFVLAKYSPAGKLLWLQTAGGTDIDRGYSVAVDQVGNSYVTGHFQSPTFQIGDKTLRNHGDYDYFIAKYDPSGKLLWTQSAGGAGYDYGHGIAVTPQGECYVAGSFAGEITFGNSQSKNKKGRSLFVAKYDTDGKLLWSQLAGNGRSQSGHQIAVDAKGSCYVCGFITGIVEFAGKQVGSDTRQQDIFLAKLTPDGKLVWSANSGGQANGLSTGVAVDQRGNCYLTGMFKNKAVFGKATLESAGEYDIFVARINADGTPAWAYSGGGEKIDYGLGIAIDRAGNCYVTGEFTNDVMFMGKHLTHLGGRDLFITRFSPEGKLDWLEMMGGKHSDLSYAIAVDGNNHCFISGAFSPATQYQSHQLKSRGSNDIFLIKMSQ; encoded by the coding sequence ATGAAAACACCATGCCATCAGTCTACTACTTATGAATTCATTTTCTTCCTGTGTTGTATGGCATTGGTTCTTCTGTTTTCCAAACCGATTTTGGCGGGAGAGAACAAAGGGAAAGCAGCCGCATCTACCCGTTCAATTATCTGGATTCAACAAGAAGGAGGTCACAAGCATGATAAAATTCGCGGCATGGTTGTGGACGGAGCCGGTAATTGTTACGTCACCGGGGAATTTACTGAAGAGGCCCAATTTGCTGATAAAACGGTGACCAGCCGCGGCAGTATGGATTTTGTGCTTGCCAAATATAGTCCCGCAGGAAAATTACTTTGGTTGCAGACAGCAGGTGGGACCGATATCGACCGAGGTTACAGTGTGGCCGTCGATCAAGTAGGAAACTCGTATGTGACCGGTCATTTTCAGAGCCCTACATTTCAAATCGGGGACAAAACTTTAAGAAACCACGGGGACTATGATTATTTCATTGCGAAATATGACCCGTCAGGCAAACTGTTGTGGACCCAAAGTGCAGGGGGGGCCGGTTATGATTACGGACACGGAATTGCAGTGACACCACAGGGAGAATGTTACGTAGCTGGTTCATTTGCGGGAGAGATTACATTTGGAAACTCTCAATCGAAAAACAAAAAGGGTCGTTCGTTGTTTGTTGCCAAATATGACACCGATGGAAAGTTACTTTGGAGTCAATTGGCGGGAAATGGACGCAGTCAAAGTGGTCATCAAATTGCCGTTGATGCGAAAGGGAGCTGTTATGTTTGTGGTTTTATTACAGGCATTGTCGAGTTCGCTGGGAAACAAGTCGGATCTGATACCAGACAACAGGATATCTTTCTCGCCAAATTAACACCGGATGGGAAACTTGTCTGGTCGGCGAATTCCGGTGGTCAGGCGAATGGTTTGAGCACTGGAGTCGCCGTCGACCAGCGGGGGAATTGTTATCTGACAGGAATGTTTAAAAATAAGGCCGTATTTGGAAAAGCAACACTCGAAAGTGCTGGAGAGTATGATATTTTTGTGGCCCGCATCAATGCAGATGGTACTCCTGCCTGGGCTTATTCCGGTGGCGGAGAAAAAATTGATTATGGGCTGGGGATAGCAATCGATCGCGCGGGGAACTGCTATGTGACCGGAGAATTCACCAATGATGTGATGTTTATGGGAAAACATCTGACGCATCTTGGAGGGCGAGATCTGTTTATCACTCGGTTTTCTCCAGAAGGCAAACTTGATTGGTTGGAAATGATGGGGGGAAAGCATAGTGACTTGAGTTATGCGATCGCCGTGGATGGTAATAATCATTGTTTCATTTCGGGGGCGTTTTCTCCGGCAACTCAATATCAGAGTCATCAACTGAAGAGCCGCGGAAGTAACGACATTTTTTTGATTAAGATGAGTCAATAA
- a CDS encoding NAD-dependent epimerase/dehydratase family protein encodes MLNDNPLAADKQKIEYWICLAPIWVLPEYFPLLKSRGARRIVALSSTSRFTKEHSIDLTEQKLANRLADGEHQLISWAEQHQIEWIIVRTTMIYGWGRDQNITMISRFIQRFGFVPLLGKAEGLRQPIHVDDVAQFCHLALFKKNITNKAYNISGGESLSYKKMVERIFTTLGIKPFFFHLPLMFFRIIITFLHIFPRFKKVSVGMAKRMNQDLTFSNKDVKRDFEFEPRGFELSKDDVGK; translated from the coding sequence ATGCTAAATGATAATCCTCTGGCAGCTGACAAACAGAAGATAGAATACTGGATTTGCCTAGCACCAATTTGGGTCTTACCTGAATATTTTCCCTTGTTAAAATCACGTGGTGCACGCCGCATTGTTGCACTCAGTTCAACCAGCCGTTTTACAAAAGAACATTCCATCGATCTTACAGAACAAAAACTCGCAAATCGCTTAGCAGATGGTGAGCACCAATTAATCAGCTGGGCAGAGCAACATCAAATCGAATGGATTATAGTTCGAACCACTATGATCTATGGCTGGGGACGTGACCAAAACATTACAATGATTTCTCGATTTATTCAACGCTTTGGTTTTGTTCCACTTTTAGGCAAGGCCGAAGGCTTAAGACAACCTATCCATGTCGATGATGTTGCACAGTTTTGCCACCTGGCACTCTTCAAAAAAAACATTACCAACAAAGCATACAATATTTCAGGTGGAGAATCGTTGTCATACAAAAAAATGGTCGAAAGGATATTTACCACTTTGGGCATAAAACCATTTTTTTTTCACTTACCTCTGATGTTTTTTCGCATTATCATAACATTCTTGCATATCTTTCCACGCTTTAAAAAAGTGTCAGTCGGAATGGCTAAAAGAATGAACCAGGACCTTACTTTCTCAAATAAGGATGTTAAGCGTGATTTTGAATTTGAGCCAAGAGGATTTGAATTAAGTAAGGATGATGTTGGTAAATGA